From the Cryptomeria japonica chromosome 2, Sugi_1.0, whole genome shotgun sequence genome, one window contains:
- the LOC131859981 gene encoding receptor kinase-like protein Xa21 → MEFSRSNLYNKVSSIKRTFSFQKGQQMIPYEALVKATDGFSDRNKIGAGSCGSVYRGILDDGTTVAVKVLNLQNKEASKNFYTKCKVLGSVRRQNLVRIIDYCSMLQFKALVLQLIPNGSLENHLYPNGDKAETKGV, encoded by the coding sequence ATGGAGTTCTCTAGAAGTAATTTGTATAACAAAGTATCAAGTATCAAAAGAACTTTTAGCTTTCAGAAGGGGCAACAAATGATTCCATATGAAGCTCTTGTAAAAGCAACTGATGGATTCAGTGATAGAAACAAAATAGGAGCTGGTAGTTGTGGATCAGTCTATAGGGGGATTTTGGATGATGGCACAACAGTTGCTGTCAAAGTCCTCAACTTACAGAATAAGGAAGCTTCCAAGAATTTTTACACAAAATGCAAAGTGCTTGGAAGTGTTCGCCGCCAGAATCTTGTTAGAATCATAGATTATTGTTCAATGCTTCAGTTCAAAGCTTTGGTTCTCCAATTAATACCCAATGGAAGCTTGGAAAACCATCTGTATCCCAATGGAGATAAGGCTGAAACTAAGGGTGTGTAG